The nucleotide sequence GCCGTCGCCGTCCCGGCCGGTCACCGGCCGCCCGGCCGGCACGATCCGCAACGACCTCCCCGGTGACATCGCCGACTTCACCGGCCGCGAACCCGAGCTCTCCCGGCTGCTGTCGGCCCGCGACGGGGTCGTGCACACCGCGCCGACGGCCGTCGTGATCGAGGCGATCGACGGGATGGCCGGCATCGGCAAGACGACGCTGGCCATCCACGCCGCGCACCGGCTCGCCGGGCACTACCGCGACGCCCAGCTGTTCATCGACCTGCACGGGCACACCTCCGGCCAGGCACCGATCACGCCGGCGGCGGCCCTCGACACGCTGCTGCGCGCCCTCGGCGTGGCCGCGGACCGGATCCCCCTCGAACCGGACGCCCGCGCGGCGCTCTGGCGCGCGGAACTCGCCGGCCGCTCGGTGGTCGTCGTGCTGGACAACGCCGCGGACGCCGCGCAGGTCCGTCCGCTGCTGCCGGGCAGCCCGGGGACGCTGCTGCTGATCACCAGCCGGCGCCGCCTGGTCGGCCTGGAAGCGGCCCACATCCTCTCCCTGGACGTGCTGCCGGAGGCCACCGCGGTCGCGTTGTTCAGCGGCATCGTCGCCGACGACCGGCCCGCCGCCGAAGCCGCGGCCGTCCGCGACGTCGTCGCGCTGTGCGGGCACCTGCCCCTGGCCATCCGGATCGCCGCGGCGCGGCTGCGCACCCGGCCGGCGTGGACCGTGGCCCACCTGGCCGACCGGCTGCGCCAGGCGGGCCGTCCGCTGGCCGAGCTCTCCGCGGGCGACCGCAGCGTCGCCGCGGCGTTCGCGTTGTCCTACGAGCACCTGGACGAGGCCGGGCAGCGCATGTTCCGGCTGCTCGGCCTCAACCCGGGCCCGGACATCGACGTCCCCGCCGCCGCGGCGCTGGCCGCCGTGGCTCCCGCCGAAGCCGAGCGGCTGCTGGAAAGCCTCGTCGACGACCACCTGCTGCAGCAGCCGGCGACCGGGCGGTTCCGCTTCCACGACCTGGTCCGCCAGCACGCGCAGGCCACCGCACTGGCCGACGAGCCGGCACCCGCCCGGACCGCGGCGCTGCGCCGGCTCGTCGGCTTCCACCTGCACACCGGCCACCGCGGCAGCCGCCTGCTCGACCAGCAGCACCCGCCGATCGACGTCGGCGAGCCACCGCCCGGCTGCGTCCCGGCCCCGCTCCCCGACGACACCGCCGCGATGACCTGGTTCGACGGCAACCACCAGTGCGTGCTCGCGGCGCGGCAGGCCGCCGAGGACGCCGGCTGGGACACGTGGGTGTGGCAGCTGGCCTGGACGCTGGACAACTTCCACTACCGCCGCGGTCACCTCCAAGCCAACATCACGTCGTGGCTGGCCGGGCTGGCCGCCGCCGAGCGCCTCGGCGACGTGGCCGTGCAGGCTCGCGCGCACCGCCGCCTCGGCCTCGTCTACGGCCCGTTCGGGATGCCGGCCGAAGCGTTGCCCCACCTGAACCGCTCGCTGGCGCTGGCCGGGGAAATCGGCGACACGCTGGGCCAGGCGGGCGTCCACTTCGTGCTGGCGCTGCACTGGACGAACGAGAAGGACGACGAGCGGGCGCTGGAGCACGCCACCAGCGCGCAGGAGCTGTACGGCGTCCTCGACGACGGCAAGTGGGAAGCGCGCGCGTTCGCCTTGATCGGCGCGTGCCTCAGCCGGCTGGGGCGGCACGAAGAAGCGCGCAGCCACGCCGAATCGGGGCTCGCACTGTGCCGCGAGAGCAACGACGTCTACGGCCAGGCCGACGCGCTGGACAGCCTCGCCGCGATCGCCCGCGAAACCGGCCACCACGGCGAGGCCCTGGAGCAGTCGAGGCGCGCCCTGTCCCTGTGGCGCCACCTGGACAACACCTACCGCCAGGCGGGCACGCTCGCCGCCATGGGCGACGCCCACCAGGCGCAGGGCCACCCGGACCAGGCGCTCGAGGCGTGGCACCAGGCCCTGGACCTGTACCGGGCGGGCAACCTGCACCCGGCCGCCGACGAAATCGAGAAACGCGCGGCGAACGCCGAAGGGTGAGCGCCTGCACCAGGGTCATGACGGCACCGCGAGCCCCTCCGGTTCGCGGCCGTCGCGACCAGCGCGGCTGGACCGGGGATCGCGGCACGACACGGCGGACCCGCCGTTGCCGGTCACGTACCCCCGGTGTCCAGCAGAGCTGGTCGGC is from Amycolatopsis mediterranei and encodes:
- a CDS encoding AfsR/SARP family transcriptional regulator, which gives rise to MWTDDPAGGTAQGQERPEFRVLGPFEVLVHGRPLDLGGPRIRTLLALLIANAGRVISVDTMASALWDVDATPGTPRTVRTYMSRLRRSLAPGAALGGGDLIETRAAGYALRLEPALLDAREFERLVTAGRTALAADPVTAADRLSRALALWRGDAYEDFSGTAALLAETRRLQALRLGALQDRIDADLATGAGEALIGELTALSDRHPGHERLWGQLMTALYRAGRQADALDTFARARVVLVERFGLDPTPRLTGLHHRILDNDPRLFPPSPSRPVTGRPAGTIRNDLPGDIADFTGREPELSRLLSARDGVVHTAPTAVVIEAIDGMAGIGKTTLAIHAAHRLAGHYRDAQLFIDLHGHTSGQAPITPAAALDTLLRALGVAADRIPLEPDARAALWRAELAGRSVVVVLDNAADAAQVRPLLPGSPGTLLLITSRRRLVGLEAAHILSLDVLPEATAVALFSGIVADDRPAAEAAAVRDVVALCGHLPLAIRIAAARLRTRPAWTVAHLADRLRQAGRPLAELSAGDRSVAAAFALSYEHLDEAGQRMFRLLGLNPGPDIDVPAAAALAAVAPAEAERLLESLVDDHLLQQPATGRFRFHDLVRQHAQATALADEPAPARTAALRRLVGFHLHTGHRGSRLLDQQHPPIDVGEPPPGCVPAPLPDDTAAMTWFDGNHQCVLAARQAAEDAGWDTWVWQLAWTLDNFHYRRGHLQANITSWLAGLAAAERLGDVAVQARAHRRLGLVYGPFGMPAEALPHLNRSLALAGEIGDTLGQAGVHFVLALHWTNEKDDERALEHATSAQELYGVLDDGKWEARAFALIGACLSRLGRHEEARSHAESGLALCRESNDVYGQADALDSLAAIARETGHHGEALEQSRRALSLWRHLDNTYRQAGTLAAMGDAHQAQGHPDQALEAWHQALDLYRAGNLHPAADEIEKRAANAEG